One segment of Polyangiaceae bacterium DNA contains the following:
- a CDS encoding HAMP domain-containing sensor histidine kinase, whose translation MLWSVLQRSRIEARDWLVFGVAILLPLALAAVVGYRALDNEAAARQRETEVELADAARRLATQVHADIASAEKRLTNAQIPAVAEKRLTNAQIPASAEKRLTNAQIPASAEPPTNAQGPAAAEKRLTNAQIGVDAKAAARRVEQVMPRFAVAVVLANDGELRVPEAVRAPESMASKDTECDRDALRIAQRMEDRERAKLAQHLVDDCPDARSESGRLLFPILALDGATKVAAQKLLAWLEARAQSLSGLERDALRDAISRTNKLDAGSKERALGLLARPPSRRGDVAQWLTAPEAKRAVALLAGETSVVRFEDDGVIGVFRRLDSGLIAGFLVTQDSLSRGSSGFELPAELSLATDANGAHSAADIGKGLRMIIGLKDPRYVERLTAQSRRWLAASGVAMAVLALAFGALAFARMRETRRLGELRTDFVSAVSHELRTPIASLRMLAELLEQDRVEEGERAEVHAALVEEARRLGDTIDRLLSFSRMTAGRAVLSRRETVMADPVLASLQAFELSHPGVDVKRTVDSELRANVDPDQVRLALDNLLENAFKYAPAGQPYEVVLAARGDEVVISVEDHGPGIAARDQKRIFEPFERADDRLSRATEGSGIGLGLVRHVAKVHGGRAWVESEPGRGARFLIALPRGVA comes from the coding sequence ATGCTCTGGAGCGTGCTGCAGCGCTCGAGGATAGAGGCTCGCGATTGGCTGGTGTTCGGCGTGGCGATCTTGCTGCCGTTGGCCTTGGCCGCGGTGGTCGGATACCGCGCGCTGGACAACGAGGCCGCCGCGCGGCAGCGCGAAACCGAAGTGGAGCTCGCGGATGCGGCGCGCCGCCTCGCGACTCAGGTGCATGCCGACATCGCGTCGGCGGAGAAGCGACTGACCAACGCGCAGATCCCCGCGGTGGCAGAGAAGCGTCTGACCAACGCGCAGATCCCCGCGTCGGCGGAGAAGCGACTGACCAACGCGCAGATCCCCGCGTCGGCGGAGCCGCCAACGAACGCGCAGGGCCCTGCCGCTGCGGAGAAGCGCCTGACCAACGCGCAGATCGGCGTCGACGCCAAGGCAGCCGCGCGAAGGGTGGAGCAAGTCATGCCTCGCTTCGCCGTTGCGGTGGTCCTGGCGAATGACGGCGAGCTGCGCGTGCCTGAAGCGGTGCGCGCTCCTGAATCGATGGCGAGCAAGGACACCGAGTGCGATCGAGACGCGCTGAGGATCGCCCAGCGGATGGAGGACCGCGAACGCGCGAAGCTGGCGCAGCACCTGGTCGATGACTGCCCGGATGCGCGCTCGGAAAGCGGACGACTCTTGTTCCCGATCCTGGCGCTGGACGGCGCGACCAAGGTAGCGGCGCAGAAGCTGCTCGCGTGGCTGGAGGCGCGGGCGCAAAGCCTGAGCGGCCTGGAGCGGGATGCGCTGCGGGACGCGATCTCCCGCACGAACAAGCTCGACGCGGGCAGCAAGGAACGCGCCCTGGGCCTGCTCGCGCGCCCGCCCTCGCGCCGCGGCGACGTGGCGCAATGGCTCACGGCACCCGAAGCCAAGCGTGCGGTGGCGCTCTTGGCCGGTGAGACGAGTGTGGTGCGCTTCGAGGACGACGGCGTCATCGGTGTTTTCCGCCGCCTCGACTCAGGGCTGATCGCGGGCTTCTTGGTGACCCAAGACTCGCTCAGTCGAGGGAGTTCAGGCTTCGAGTTGCCCGCGGAACTCAGCTTGGCGACGGACGCAAACGGCGCTCACTCTGCCGCCGACATCGGCAAAGGCCTTCGCATGATCATTGGCCTCAAGGATCCGCGCTACGTGGAGCGGCTCACGGCGCAGAGTCGTCGCTGGCTCGCGGCGTCAGGGGTGGCGATGGCAGTGCTGGCGCTGGCGTTCGGAGCACTGGCCTTCGCGCGCATGCGGGAAACCCGGCGCCTCGGCGAGCTGCGCACGGACTTCGTGTCGGCGGTGAGTCACGAGCTGCGCACGCCTATCGCCTCGCTTCGCATGTTGGCGGAGTTGCTCGAACAAGACCGCGTGGAGGAAGGCGAACGTGCGGAAGTGCACGCGGCGCTCGTGGAGGAAGCGCGGCGTCTGGGCGACACCATCGATCGCTTGCTGAGCTTCAGCCGCATGACGGCGGGACGAGCCGTGCTCTCTCGTCGCGAGACCGTGATGGCCGATCCGGTGCTCGCGTCGCTGCAGGCCTTCGAACTCAGCCATCCCGGGGTCGACGTGAAGCGCACTGTCGACTCGGAACTCCGGGCCAACGTGGATCCCGATCAAGTGCGCTTGGCCTTGGACAACCTGTTGGAGAACGCCTTCAAGTACGCCCCGGCGGGTCAGCCCTACGAGGTCGTCCTGGCGGCACGCGGCGACGAGGTCGTGATCTCCGTCGAGGATCATGGGCCGGGAATCGCAGCCCGAGATCAGAAGCGGATCTTCGAACCCTTCGAACGCGCGGACGATCGGCTGAGCCGCGCCACGGAAGGAAGCGGCATCGGCCTCGGTCTAGTGCGCCACGTAGCCAAAGTTCACGGAGGACGCGCCTGGGTCGAGAGCGAGCCGGGGCGGGGCGCGCGATTCCTGATCGCTTTACCGAGAGGTGTGGCATGA